Part of the Propionimicrobium sp. PCR01-08-3 genome, GCGCTCCTGGCAGCGAACGGCGGGTGGAGACCCGGAAACCGTTCGGCACTGGCACGATCTGGCAGCCAAGAGGGAGAAGCTCGAAGAAAAGCACCCAGAACTGGCCGGCGACAGGCGTCCGGTTCTCGCCCACGAAGGAATCTTCGCCAACCGGCCATTGAGGGCCGGTGACGATATAGCAGCCGCCACCCGTGAAGCCGCGGCTGCCGGCAATCAAGAATCCCAGAAGGATGCGCATAACCAATGAAAATCAAAGGAGCAGTACTCGAAGAGATCGGCCGTGAGCGCCCATACGCCGACACAAAGCCGATCACCATCAGTGAACTCGAACTCGATCCCCCGGGCCCCGGCGAGGTACTCGTCCGCATGGAGGCAGCCGGAATCTGCCATTCGGATCTGTCGGTGGTCAACGGCAACAGGCCTCGTCCGGTGCCGATGCTGTTGGGCCACGAGGCGGCGGGCATCGTGGAAGAACTCGGCGAGGGAGTCGATGACATCGAGGTCGGCCAGCGGGTCGTGATGGCTTTCCTTCCCAGGTGCGGCAAGTGCAAGAACTGCCTCACCGACGGCAAGCTGCCATGTATCCCCGGCACCGAGGCGAACACCGCAGGCCGTCTGCTCACCGGCGGTGAACGGTTGCACCGCGACGGCGAGAAGGTTTTCCATCATCTCGGAGTGTCCGGCTTTGCGACACACGCTGTTGTCGACCGTCGCTCGATCGTTCCGGTAGGGAGCGATATCCCTCCGATGGTGGCCGCGGTTCTCGGTTGCGCGGTGCTGACCGGCGGTGGCGCGGTGATCAACGCCGGGAACCCGCAAGACGGCGACACGGTCATCGTGGTGGGTCTTGGCGGAGTGGGCATGGCCGCGCTGATCACGGCCCTTTCTCTCGGCAAGGGCGATGTCATCGGTGTGGACGC contains:
- a CDS encoding alcohol dehydrogenase catalytic domain-containing protein, with the translated sequence MKIKGAVLEEIGRERPYADTKPITISELELDPPGPGEVLVRMEAAGICHSDLSVVNGNRPRPVPMLLGHEAAGIVEELGEGVDDIEVGQRVVMAFLPRCGKCKNCLTDGKLPCIPGTEANTAGRLLTGGERLHRDGEKVFHHLGVSGFATHAVVDRRSIVPVGSDIPPMVAAVLGCAVLTGGGAVINAGNPQDGDTVIVVGLGGVGMAALITALSLGKGDVIGVDALPDKLARATELGASAVYTPDQAIEAGVKAPVVVEAAGHPRAFETAVKLTGVGGITVTVGLPAPGADSTISPLGLTAEARTIMGSYLGSAVPSRDIPTYAQLWREGKLPVDALISATIKLEDINSAMDALADGKAVRQVILFD